In one Neobacillus sp. WH10 genomic region, the following are encoded:
- a CDS encoding LacI family DNA-binding transcriptional regulator — protein sequence MATIRSVAKLAGVSVATVSRVLNQRGYVHIETEKKVLKAIKELNYTPSSVARSLNNKKTNTIGLILPDITNPFFPELARAIEDVMQIYGYTVVLCNSDGSVEKEQEYIDILKQKYIDGIIISTSNFVIDQELFSQIPIVTLDRHVTSEKIPSVEGGNYEGAKLATEFLLSTGCKHIAHLQGPETIRNARERRDGYIDVLKAKGCFDGNLIVAADYDIKKATKVTFELLERDSSIDGIFAGNDLMAIGALKAIQMHGLRVPDDISVIGFDGIALGEMIYPELTTIAQPIYDMGAIAARILVKLIEEVPLESTHHKLDVQLVERRTTRRLST from the coding sequence ATGGCAACAATTAGAAGTGTGGCGAAGCTAGCTGGTGTTTCTGTTGCGACTGTTTCACGAGTTTTGAACCAGCGCGGTTATGTTCACATAGAAACAGAAAAAAAAGTGTTAAAGGCCATTAAGGAATTAAATTATACTCCGAGTAGTGTCGCTAGAAGTTTAAATAATAAAAAAACAAATACAATTGGACTGATTTTACCCGATATTACGAATCCGTTTTTTCCAGAGCTTGCACGAGCGATCGAAGATGTCATGCAGATTTATGGTTACACGGTTGTGTTGTGCAACTCAGACGGTAGTGTTGAGAAAGAACAAGAGTACATTGATATTTTAAAACAAAAATATATTGATGGAATCATCATTTCTACAAGTAATTTTGTCATTGATCAAGAACTTTTTTCACAAATTCCAATTGTTACACTTGACCGTCATGTCACTAGCGAAAAGATTCCATCTGTTGAAGGCGGAAACTATGAAGGAGCAAAACTAGCAACAGAGTTTTTATTATCAACTGGTTGTAAACACATTGCCCATCTTCAAGGACCTGAAACAATTAGAAATGCTCGCGAAAGACGAGATGGATACATAGACGTGTTAAAAGCAAAGGGATGTTTTGATGGAAATTTAATCGTTGCTGCTGATTATGATATAAAAAAAGCAACAAAAGTAACCTTTGAATTACTAGAAAGAGATTCAAGTATTGATGGGATTTTTGCAGGGAACGATTTAATGGCGATTGGTGCCCTTAAAGCCATTCAAATGCATGGCTTGCGTGTTCCAGATGATATATCTGTTATCGGATTTGATGGTATTGCTTTAGGAGAAATGATTTATCCTGAATTAACAACGATTGCACAGCCAATTTATGATATGGGTGCAATTGCAGCAAGAATATTAGTGAAATTGATTGAAGAAGTACCGCTCGAATCTACTCATCATAAACTAGATGTCCAGTTGGTTGAACGTAGAACGACGAGGAGGTTATCAACATGA
- a CDS encoding flavin reductase family protein, with the protein MLSIDPTQNTERENYKLLIGSIIPRPIAFVTTISKDGVLNGAPFSYFNIVSSNPPMISLSIQRLSGRQKDTARNIIESKQFVVHIVDEENVEKINRTAASLPPHQSEIELANLTPVESAKISVPGIKEAKIRMECSLEHSLELGGLATPGCDFIIGKVVQFHIENDIYENGRIDPRGLAALSRLAGNNYAKIGEIFEIARPK; encoded by the coding sequence TTGCTTTCGATCGACCCAACCCAAAATACCGAAAGAGAAAATTATAAATTACTAATTGGAAGCATTATCCCAAGACCAATTGCTTTCGTCACAACGATTTCGAAAGATGGTGTTTTGAACGGTGCGCCATTTAGTTATTTTAATATCGTATCATCCAATCCCCCTATGATTTCATTATCTATCCAACGTTTATCAGGGAGACAAAAGGATACAGCGAGAAACATCATCGAGTCCAAACAATTTGTGGTCCATATCGTTGACGAAGAAAATGTTGAAAAAATAAATAGGACAGCTGCAAGCCTTCCTCCTCATCAAAGTGAGATTGAGTTAGCTAACTTAACTCCAGTAGAAAGTGCAAAGATTTCTGTACCAGGTATAAAGGAAGCAAAAATTCGAATGGAATGTTCATTAGAGCATTCCTTGGAATTGGGAGGCTTGGCTACACCAGGGTGTGATTTTATTATAGGAAAAGTTGTACAATTTCATATTGAAAATGACATTTATGAAAATGGTAGAATTGATCCAAGGGGTTTAGCTGCTTTAAGTCGATTGGCTGGAAATAATTACGCTAAAATTGGTGAGATTTTTGAAATTGCAAGACCTAAATAG
- a CDS encoding MarR family transcriptional regulator encodes MERKCTNLPFLVLMQTSKAIHERIKEEMTKSSLSITEFSVLEVLYQKGKQTIQQIGNCILISSGSMTYVIDKLEQRGLLCRNACRDDRRVIHVTLTDKGNALMEEIMPKYHELVDDMFDSLISDEAETLVHLLKKVSNKV; translated from the coding sequence ATGGAGAGAAAATGCACGAATTTGCCCTTTCTGGTATTAATGCAAACATCCAAAGCAATTCATGAGCGAATAAAGGAAGAAATGACAAAAAGCAGCCTAAGTATAACGGAATTTTCTGTTTTAGAGGTCCTTTACCAAAAAGGGAAACAAACGATTCAACAAATTGGAAATTGCATATTAATCTCAAGTGGTTCGATGACCTATGTAATAGATAAGCTAGAACAAAGAGGTTTATTATGTCGAAATGCCTGTCGAGATGACCGAAGAGTTATACATGTAACATTAACTGATAAAGGAAATGCATTGATGGAGGAAATCATGCCAAAATATCATGAGTTAGTTGATGATATGTTTGATTCCTTAATTTCTGATGAGGCAGAGACTTTGGTGCATCTTTTGAAAAAAGTAAGTAATAAAGTATAA
- the rbsC gene encoding ribose ABC transporter permease translates to MLTSKRSINLQQMGPVIGLIIITVILSVMNSDFLTMNNILNVLRQVSINALIAFGMTFVILTGGIDLSVGSILALSGALTAGLMTGGMDPFLAIVIGLLLGAAMGAVNGIIISKGKVAPFIATLATMTIFRGLTLVYTEGRPITGFGSESFSLLGAGYFFFIPIPVIWMIIVFAILYFILKKTAFGRRVYAIGGNEEASILSGIKVDKIKIMIYTISGVLAALAGIILTSRLNSAQANAGVGYELDAIAAVVLGGTSLSGGRGWIFGTLIGAMIIGVLNNGLNLLEVSSFYQQVVKGSVILLAVLLDRKKSK, encoded by the coding sequence GTGCTAACGTCAAAACGCTCAATTAATTTACAACAGATGGGTCCGGTAATTGGACTAATCATCATTACGGTTATTTTATCAGTAATGAATAGTGACTTCTTAACCATGAATAATATCTTAAATGTGCTTCGACAAGTGTCAATTAACGCACTTATTGCTTTTGGAATGACGTTTGTTATTTTAACAGGTGGAATTGATTTATCAGTAGGATCAATACTTGCATTATCTGGAGCTTTAACAGCTGGATTAATGACTGGGGGAATGGATCCATTTCTAGCTATTGTGATTGGACTTTTACTAGGGGCAGCTATGGGCGCTGTTAACGGGATTATAATTTCAAAAGGTAAAGTTGCGCCGTTCATTGCAACCTTAGCAACTATGACAATATTTCGTGGATTAACGCTTGTGTATACAGAAGGTAGACCGATCACAGGGTTTGGATCCGAATCATTTTCTTTACTTGGAGCAGGTTACTTTTTCTTTATTCCAATTCCAGTTATTTGGATGATTATCGTTTTTGCAATCTTGTATTTCATCCTTAAGAAAACAGCTTTTGGACGCCGCGTATATGCAATTGGCGGTAATGAAGAAGCCTCTATTTTGTCCGGTATTAAAGTGGATAAAATCAAAATTATGATTTACACAATTAGTGGGGTGCTGGCTGCTTTAGCAGGAATCATACTAACATCACGTTTAAATTCAGCACAAGCAAATGCTGGCGTTGGATATGAGCTTGATGCTATCGCAGCAGTTGTTTTAGGTGGAACAAGTCTTTCTGGTGGTAGAGGCTGGATCTTCGGTACTCTAATTGGGGCAATGATTATCGGTGTCCTAAACAACGGATTGAATTTGTTAGAGGTATCTTCTTTTTATCAACAAGTGGTCAAAGGTTCTGTTATTCTACTAGCTGTCCTTTTAGACCGAAAAAAATCTAAGTAA
- a CDS encoding ring-cleaving dioxygenase: MQKTAGIHHISAMVNDAQRTIDFYAGVLGLRLEKKTINFDRPEVYHLYFGNETGQPGTVITFFPWAKQLKGRIGTGQVGVTSYIVPTGSINFWENRLKKFGIEFSSSVRFGERYLKFNDPDGLELELIERNEGSMNTWNFGGVQSENAIKGFGGAVLFSAQPHKTTDVLENILGLDCIGQENEFLRFKSEGNVGNTIDIHLNPSVRGLMGAGTVHHIAWRARDEEDLLRWRSLLQDKGYYPTEIRERNYFKAVYFHEEGGILFEIATDLPGFSVDEPLAELGKKLMLPSWLESKREELEETLPPVEVRVLEGDN; the protein is encoded by the coding sequence ATGCAAAAAACAGCAGGTATCCATCATATCTCAGCTATGGTAAACGATGCTCAACGAACTATAGACTTTTATGCAGGCGTGCTTGGGTTACGACTAGAAAAAAAAACAATTAATTTTGATCGTCCAGAAGTGTACCATCTTTATTTTGGGAATGAAACGGGTCAACCAGGCACTGTTATAACATTTTTTCCGTGGGCTAAACAGCTAAAAGGTCGAATTGGAACCGGTCAGGTAGGAGTCACAAGTTATATTGTTCCAACAGGTTCAATTAATTTTTGGGAGAACCGTTTGAAAAAATTTGGTATTGAATTTAGTTCCTCTGTTCGCTTTGGTGAAAGATATTTGAAATTTAATGATCCCGATGGACTCGAACTAGAACTGATAGAAAGAAATGAAGGTTCAATGAATACTTGGAACTTTGGAGGAGTTCAATCAGAAAATGCTATTAAAGGATTTGGCGGTGCGGTTCTATTTTCGGCACAGCCACATAAGACAACGGATGTTCTAGAAAATATTTTAGGGTTAGATTGCATTGGTCAAGAAAATGAATTTCTAAGATTTAAGTCTGAAGGAAATGTTGGAAACACCATTGATATTCACTTAAATCCTTCAGTCAGAGGGCTGATGGGAGCCGGAACGGTTCACCATATAGCATGGAGAGCGAGGGATGAAGAAGACCTTCTAAGATGGAGATCACTACTCCAAGATAAAGGGTATTATCCGACAGAAATTCGTGAACGAAACTATTTCAAAGCAGTGTACTTTCATGAAGAAGGAGGGATCCTCTTTGAAATAGCGACAGATCTACCAGGTTTTTCGGTTGATGAACCACTTGCCGAACTTGGAAAAAAACTCATGCTACCATCATGGTTAGAGTCAAAACGAGAAGAATTAGAAGAAACCTTGCCTCCTGTGGAGGTTCGCGTTCTGGAGGGAGATAATTGA
- a CDS encoding alpha/beta hydrolase, with translation MKHIFNKGKDSTKPTLLLLHGTGGNELDLLPLAGRIDDEANVLSVRGNVLENGMPRFFRRLAEGVFDEEDLIFRTKELNEFLDEAAEKYDFNRDNIIAIGYSNGANIAASLLFHYQNSLKGAILHHPMVPRKGIDLPDLSGKSVFIAAGTNDPICSPMESVELQSLLEKANANVELHWEERGHQLTVQEVEVAAKWYRKVILK, from the coding sequence ATGAAACATATATTTAACAAGGGAAAAGATTCAACAAAACCAACATTACTATTGCTTCACGGAACTGGTGGGAATGAATTAGACCTGTTACCTCTTGCGGGAAGAATTGATGATGAAGCAAACGTTTTGAGCGTACGTGGAAATGTATTAGAAAATGGAATGCCTCGATTCTTCAGAAGATTGGCTGAAGGAGTCTTTGATGAAGAAGATCTTATTTTTCGAACGAAAGAATTAAATGAGTTTCTTGATGAAGCGGCAGAAAAGTATGATTTCAATCGAGATAATATTATTGCAATTGGATACTCAAATGGAGCTAATATAGCAGCGAGTTTATTATTTCATTATCAAAATTCATTAAAGGGTGCGATTCTTCATCATCCAATGGTACCGAGAAAAGGAATTGATCTTCCAGATTTATCAGGTAAGTCTGTGTTTATTGCAGCTGGAACGAATGATCCCATCTGTTCACCAATGGAATCAGTTGAACTACAATCGTTATTAGAAAAGGCGAATGCCAATGTGGAACTTCATTGGGAGGAAAGAGGTCATCAATTAACTGTCCAAGAAGTCGAAGTAGCAGCGAAATGGTATCGCAAGGTAATACTCAAATAG
- a CDS encoding ring-cleaving dioxygenase: protein MSKKTMGIHHITAIVGHPQENVDFYAGVLGLRLVKQTVNFDDPGTYHLYFGNEGGKPGTIITFFPWAGARQGIIGDGQVGVTSYVVPKGAIEFWEKRLEKFNVPFTKMERFGEQYLEFDDPHGLHLEIVEREEGEVNTWTFGDVTPDVAIKGFGGATLLSTQPNKTAELLEKVMGLELVGKEGDFARYRSTADIGNVIDLKLTPIGRGQMGVGTVHHIAWRASDDEDQQDWKRFVERNGYGVTPVQDRNYFNAIYFREHGEILFEIATDPPGFAHDESVATMGDKLMLPKQYEQVRAQIERGLLPFEVRKLD, encoded by the coding sequence ATGAGTAAGAAAACAATGGGGATTCACCATATTACAGCAATTGTCGGTCATCCGCAAGAAAACGTGGATTTTTATGCAGGGGTATTGGGTTTGCGCTTAGTCAAACAAACTGTCAATTTTGATGATCCAGGTACCTATCACCTTTATTTCGGTAATGAAGGTGGAAAACCAGGAACAATTATTACATTCTTTCCATGGGCAGGAGCTCGTCAAGGAATCATTGGAGACGGTCAAGTTGGTGTCACTTCTTATGTTGTTCCAAAAGGTGCCATTGAGTTTTGGGAAAAAAGACTAGAAAAATTCAATGTTCCTTTTACTAAAATGGAACGCTTTGGAGAACAGTATTTGGAATTTGATGATCCGCATGGACTTCACTTGGAAATTGTGGAGAGAGAAGAAGGAGAAGTCAATACATGGACTTTCGGAGATGTAACACCTGATGTTGCTATAAAAGGCTTTGGTGGAGCTACGTTATTATCGACCCAGCCTAACAAAACGGCTGAATTGTTAGAAAAAGTAATGGGACTTGAATTAGTCGGTAAAGAAGGAGATTTCGCTCGTTATCGTTCTACGGCGGATATCGGAAATGTTATCGACCTTAAATTAACTCCTATTGGACGCGGGCAAATGGGTGTAGGTACTGTACACCATATTGCATGGCGGGCAAGTGATGACGAAGATCAACAAGATTGGAAACGGTTTGTTGAGCGTAATGGATACGGAGTGACCCCTGTACAGGATAGGAATTATTTTAATGCTATTTACTTCAGAGAACATGGGGAAATCCTTTTTGAAATTGCAACGGATCCTCCAGGATTCGCTCATGATGAATCCGTAGCGACAATGGGAGATAAATTGATGTTGCCGAAGCAATATGAACAAGTTAGAGCGCAGATAGAACGAGGTTTACTGCCATTTGAAGTAAGAAAATTAGATTGA
- a CDS encoding sugar ABC transporter ATP-binding protein, with translation MNVIEMNNISKSFNGVPVLKKVDFSLKLGEIHALMGENGAGKSTLMKILLGIYDKDEGIIRVDGHEFSFKSPKDAEKHGIAIIHQELNVIPSLSVMENMFLGRDLCYGKSGILRTAEMNEKTKQYLKQLGLDIDPREEVKNLSIGQQQMIEIARALSINAKVLIMDEPTAALTDREIEHLFDIMNELKAQGVSIVYISHRMEEIFAMCDRITVLRDGTYVGTEEVKNLDLDKVVQMMVGRELGERYPERIPYEDVERFRVEGLSDGKRIKDISFSAKKGEIVGVAGLMGAGRTEIVKALFGVTKQSGKVYLDGKEVVIKRPMDAIKHGIGYVTEDRKGEGLVLDLSVKENIALPNLNDIASKGVISNQKENKLVKEMIQKLRIKTSSPSLSVKALSGGNQQKIVFGKWLGIKPKLLILDEPTRGVDIGAKKEIYEIMNELTNEGVTILMISSELPEILGMSDRILVMHEGKLVTELTRQEATQETIMHAATGGN, from the coding sequence ATGAATGTTATTGAAATGAACAATATTTCTAAGTCGTTCAACGGTGTCCCAGTACTAAAAAAGGTCGATTTTTCTTTAAAACTAGGTGAAATTCACGCTCTAATGGGTGAGAATGGTGCTGGAAAATCTACTTTAATGAAAATTTTACTTGGTATATATGATAAAGATGAAGGAATCATCCGCGTTGATGGACATGAATTTTCATTTAAAAGTCCGAAGGATGCAGAAAAACATGGGATTGCTATTATTCATCAAGAATTAAATGTCATTCCTTCCTTATCTGTTATGGAAAATATGTTCCTTGGACGCGATCTTTGTTATGGAAAATCAGGCATCTTAAGAACAGCTGAAATGAACGAAAAAACAAAACAGTACTTGAAACAATTAGGATTAGACATAGACCCTCGAGAAGAGGTTAAAAATCTTTCCATTGGTCAACAGCAAATGATTGAGATTGCACGTGCTCTATCCATTAATGCTAAGGTTCTAATAATGGACGAGCCTACTGCCGCTTTGACGGATCGAGAAATTGAGCATTTGTTTGACATTATGAATGAATTAAAAGCGCAAGGTGTATCAATTGTCTATATATCTCACCGTATGGAAGAAATATTTGCAATGTGTGATCGCATTACTGTACTACGTGATGGAACGTATGTTGGAACCGAAGAAGTGAAGAATTTAGATTTAGATAAAGTCGTTCAAATGATGGTTGGACGCGAGCTCGGTGAACGTTATCCAGAACGTATTCCATATGAAGATGTAGAACGTTTTCGTGTCGAAGGTTTAAGTGATGGAAAACGAATTAAGGATATTTCTTTTTCAGCGAAAAAAGGTGAAATCGTAGGTGTGGCTGGACTGATGGGTGCCGGACGGACCGAGATTGTTAAGGCCTTGTTTGGGGTAACTAAGCAAAGTGGAAAAGTGTATCTAGATGGAAAAGAAGTAGTAATTAAACGACCAATGGATGCCATTAAGCACGGTATTGGTTATGTGACAGAAGATCGTAAGGGAGAAGGGCTTGTTCTTGATTTAAGTGTAAAGGAAAACATTGCACTTCCAAACCTTAATGATATTGCCTCAAAAGGAGTTATTTCTAATCAAAAAGAAAACAAACTTGTTAAGGAAATGATTCAGAAATTACGGATCAAAACGAGCAGTCCATCTTTAAGCGTCAAAGCACTTAGTGGTGGAAATCAGCAAAAAATTGTGTTTGGTAAATGGCTAGGAATTAAGCCGAAATTACTCATCCTTGATGAACCGACTCGTGGAGTCGATATTGGGGCAAAAAAAGAGATCTATGAAATTATGAATGAACTTACCAATGAAGGCGTTACCATCTTAATGATTTCGTCTGAGTTACCCGAAATCTTAGGAATGAGCGACAGAATTCTTGTCATGCATGAAGGAAAACTCGTCACAGAACTAACACGTCAAGAGGCAACACAAGAAACAATCATGCATGCTGCAACGGGAGGGAATTAA
- a CDS encoding DoxX family protein: MINIGLLIIRLVIGLLFVGHGAQKLFGWFGGYGLKGTGGWFESIGMKPGVTMALFAGLAELIGGVLFVLGLLTPLAGIMIAGTMVMAIVKVHAANGLWATSNGYEYNLTLLAVAIGIALIGPGQYALDTLLF; this comes from the coding sequence ATGATAAATATTGGTTTATTAATAATTCGTTTGGTAATTGGTTTACTATTTGTGGGTCACGGTGCTCAAAAATTGTTTGGGTGGTTTGGTGGTTATGGTCTAAAAGGTACAGGAGGTTGGTTTGAATCTATTGGCATGAAACCAGGTGTAACCATGGCTCTATTCGCAGGATTAGCAGAACTTATTGGTGGAGTTTTGTTTGTATTAGGACTTTTAACCCCACTCGCAGGAATTATGATTGCAGGAACCATGGTAATGGCTATCGTTAAGGTGCATGCTGCAAATGGATTATGGGCAACATCCAATGGGTACGAATATAACCTAACTTTGCTTGCAGTTGCAATAGGCATAGCGTTAATTGGTCCTGGTCAATATGCTCTAGATACACTTTTATTCTAA
- a CDS encoding DNA alkylation repair protein: MDFELVMQELEALGKERIKKTYVSNGAHEPLFGVATGAMKPLAKKIKKNQPLAEQLYATGNYDAMYFAGIIADPMTMTEADFERWIDAAYFYMLSDYVVAVTLAETDIAQAVADKWIASGEELRMSAGWSCYCWLLGNRPDSEFSASKIASMLDQVENTIHESPDRTKSAMNNFIYTVGISYLPLHDKAIETAKAVGPVEIRRDKKKSSILLASENIQKEIDRGRIGFKRKYVRC, translated from the coding sequence ATGGATTTCGAATTAGTTATGCAAGAGCTGGAAGCGCTCGGCAAGGAACGAATTAAAAAGACTTACGTAAGCAATGGTGCACATGAGCCGCTTTTTGGGGTGGCTACAGGTGCAATGAAGCCACTCGCAAAGAAAATCAAGAAAAATCAGCCTTTAGCCGAGCAGCTTTACGCCACCGGGAACTATGATGCCATGTATTTTGCCGGCATCATTGCGGATCCAATGACAATGACCGAGGCGGATTTTGAACGTTGGATAGATGCGGCGTATTTTTATATGCTGTCTGATTATGTGGTTGCAGTCACTTTGGCTGAAACCGATATTGCGCAAGCTGTTGCTGATAAATGGATCGCAAGCGGGGAAGAACTTAGAATGTCGGCAGGCTGGAGCTGTTACTGCTGGCTTTTGGGTAATCGACCGGACAGCGAATTTAGTGCAAGTAAGATTGCCAGTATGCTTGATCAGGTAGAAAATACGATTCACGAATCTCCTGATCGAACAAAATCTGCTATGAATAATTTTATTTACACAGTCGGGATTTCCTATTTACCGCTCCATGATAAGGCGATTGAAACTGCAAAGGCAGTAGGACCAGTCGAAATCAGGAGGGATAAGAAAAAAAGCAGTATTTTGCTTGCTTCCGAGAATATCCAAAAGGAAATAGATAGAGGGAGAATTGGTTTCAAACGCAAATATGTCAGGTGTTAG
- the rbsD gene encoding D-ribose pyranase, which translates to MKKIGVINSEISSVLAKLGHTDSIVIGDCGLPIPEQVKRIDLALKLGVPSFIETLDTVLEEMQVESIVIAEEISSCNKKIEAQIKERFPNIVIEYVPHKEFKSITRNAKAIIRTGEATPYANIILKSGVVF; encoded by the coding sequence ATGAAAAAAATCGGTGTTATTAACTCAGAAATTTCATCCGTACTTGCGAAGCTAGGGCATACAGATTCTATCGTCATTGGTGACTGTGGACTTCCAATTCCTGAACAAGTGAAGCGAATTGATCTTGCTCTAAAGCTTGGTGTCCCGTCATTTATCGAAACGCTTGATACTGTATTAGAAGAAATGCAAGTGGAATCTATCGTAATTGCTGAAGAAATTAGCTCTTGTAACAAAAAAATAGAAGCACAGATAAAAGAACGTTTCCCAAATATAGTGATTGAATATGTGCCACATAAAGAATTTAAGAGTATAACGCGCAATGCGAAAGCAATTATTCGGACTGGAGAAGCCACTCCTTATGCGAATATTATTTTAAAGTCAGGTGTTGTCTTTTAA
- the rbsB gene encoding ribose ABC transporter substrate-binding protein RbsB, with amino-acid sequence MKSTLFKSLAVGVLSMSLLAGCSTKAPGEQKAESKKDGNKEITVGLSISTLNNPFFVTLKEGAEKAAKENKIKLISVDAQDDPAKQASGIEDLIQKKVDVILVNPTDSAAVTPAIESANNANIPVITVDRSAEGGKVVSHVASDNVAGGQMAAEFLLEKIGKKGKIVELEGIPGSSAARDRGKGFHNVIDKATDVKVVAKQPADFDRAKGLSVMENILQGNKDIVGVFAHNDEMALGALKAIQAAGLKNIVVVGFDATDDAVKAVKDGQMAGTIAQKPADIGKTAIETALKVAKGEKVDQNIPVKLELVK; translated from the coding sequence ATGAAGTCAACTTTATTTAAAAGCTTAGCAGTCGGAGTACTTAGTATGTCGCTATTGGCAGGTTGTTCAACAAAAGCACCAGGTGAACAAAAGGCTGAATCAAAGAAGGATGGAAACAAAGAGATTACAGTAGGTCTATCTATATCAACGTTAAACAATCCTTTCTTTGTAACGTTAAAAGAAGGGGCTGAAAAAGCTGCGAAAGAGAATAAAATTAAACTTATTTCAGTTGATGCGCAAGATGACCCTGCAAAACAAGCATCTGGTATTGAAGATTTAATTCAAAAAAAGGTTGATGTTATTTTAGTAAACCCAACTGATTCAGCGGCCGTTACACCTGCTATTGAATCTGCTAATAATGCCAATATTCCTGTTATAACAGTTGACCGTTCTGCTGAAGGCGGCAAGGTCGTTTCTCACGTTGCTTCAGATAACGTTGCTGGAGGTCAAATGGCAGCAGAGTTCCTACTTGAAAAAATCGGCAAAAAGGGAAAAATTGTTGAACTCGAAGGGATCCCAGGATCTTCAGCAGCACGTGACCGCGGCAAAGGGTTCCACAATGTGATTGATAAAGCAACAGATGTAAAAGTGGTTGCTAAACAGCCAGCAGATTTCGATCGTGCAAAAGGTCTAAGCGTTATGGAAAATATTTTACAAGGAAACAAAGACATTGTCGGTGTGTTTGCTCATAACGATGAAATGGCACTTGGTGCTCTTAAGGCAATTCAAGCTGCGGGGCTGAAAAATATTGTAGTCGTAGGCTTCGATGCAACAGATGATGCTGTTAAAGCAGTAAAAGATGGTCAAATGGCGGGTACAATTGCTCAAAAACCAGCTGATATTGGTAAAACTGCAATTGAAACAGCACTAAAAGTTGCTAAAGGCGAGAAAGTAGATCAAAATATTCCTGTAAAATTAGAACTTGTAAAATAA
- the rbsK gene encoding ribokinase codes for MNGPKVTVIGSMNMDLVVKTAAIPKLGETVFGQSFSTLPGGKGANQAVACARLGADVKMVGCVGNDAFGTELIATLRNEGVNTSYVEPVPHCSTGIASINVQEGDNSIIVVPGANFAVTREVVAKAEEAIKQADIVLLQLEIPLDAVTEAVNIANKYKIPVIVNPAPAQILPKELVDKITYLTPNEYELAILITGQPVVESSFNEMMSKLPGKVVMTKGSNGAYFVDHNLELYHQQAFKVEAVDTTGAGDTFNAVFAVQIAKGNSVKEAMTYAAMASAISVTKFGAQGGMPTAKDVDEWKTKLVEAGR; via the coding sequence ATGAATGGACCAAAAGTAACAGTCATCGGAAGTATGAATATGGATTTAGTTGTGAAAACAGCTGCAATTCCAAAGCTTGGTGAAACAGTGTTTGGACAATCCTTTTCTACTTTACCTGGTGGAAAAGGGGCAAATCAAGCAGTTGCCTGTGCTAGATTAGGTGCAGATGTAAAGATGGTAGGTTGTGTTGGAAATGATGCTTTTGGAACGGAGCTAATTGCCACCTTAAGAAATGAAGGTGTCAATACAAGTTATGTGGAACCGGTACCACATTGTTCAACTGGAATTGCATCCATTAATGTTCAGGAGGGAGACAATTCAATTATTGTCGTTCCAGGTGCTAACTTTGCAGTAACACGGGAAGTCGTTGCAAAAGCAGAGGAAGCAATTAAACAAGCTGATATTGTTTTACTACAGCTTGAGATACCACTTGATGCAGTCACAGAAGCAGTAAATATCGCTAATAAGTATAAAATACCTGTAATAGTAAACCCTGCCCCTGCGCAAATATTACCGAAAGAACTAGTAGATAAAATTACGTATTTAACACCTAATGAATACGAGCTCGCTATATTAATTACAGGACAGCCTGTAGTCGAGAGCAGTTTCAACGAAATGATGTCAAAGCTTCCTGGGAAAGTCGTGATGACAAAAGGGTCAAATGGTGCTTATTTTGTTGATCATAATCTAGAACTCTATCATCAGCAAGCTTTTAAGGTTGAAGCTGTTGATACAACTGGAGCTGGAGATACGTTTAATGCTGTCTTCGCGGTTCAAATTGCTAAAGGTAACAGTGTAAAGGAAGCAATGACTTATGCAGCGATGGCTAGTGCTATCTCGGTCACGAAATTTGGTGCACAAGGCGGGATGCCAACTGCGAAAGATGTTGATGAATGGAAGACGAAATTAGTGGAGGCAGGACGATGA